The following coding sequences are from one Niveibacterium umoris window:
- a CDS encoding DUF6129 family protein, translating into MITADFLKQVCGALAHGKARQAGVDTALREAFPGMPFTLCSDNDIPSRLQPLARGEGFALYGINTAGHCAALTSNTDTASGLAIALTDDED; encoded by the coding sequence ATGATCACCGCGGACTTTCTCAAACAGGTGTGCGGCGCGCTGGCTCACGGCAAGGCACGCCAGGCGGGCGTGGATACCGCGTTACGCGAAGCCTTCCCTGGCATGCCGTTCACGCTTTGCAGCGACAACGACATTCCCTCCCGCCTGCAACCGCTCGCGCGGGGCGAAGGGTTTGCGCTCTACGGCATCAACACCGCGGGGCACTGCGCGGCACTGACCAGCAATACGGATACCGCCAGCGGCCTCGCGATTGCCCTGACCGACGATGAAGACTGA
- a CDS encoding dinitrogenase iron-molybdenum cofactor biosynthesis protein gives MNTSITREAALRIGLAARALEVSPRELTLALAEKLDLPLSETKLAGCSVELLREAMDGDGGICVAEKEDLKKAVRLLWGEGVTGSELPRTDAYNDGDMPRSVRLACASNNGEMLDGHFGSCERFLIYQVSADDLRLVDVRSTLEADHAEDKNVARSALIADCDVLYVQSIGGPAAAKVIRANVHPVKIPLPGPARDSAVRLQASLASPPPWLARVMGVTPPSLERFARADEDA, from the coding sequence ATGAACACATCGATCACGCGTGAAGCCGCGCTGCGTATTGGCCTTGCCGCAAGGGCACTGGAAGTCAGCCCGCGCGAACTGACGCTGGCCCTTGCAGAGAAGCTCGATCTGCCGTTATCGGAAACGAAGCTCGCCGGCTGTTCGGTGGAGCTCTTGCGCGAGGCGATGGACGGAGACGGTGGCATCTGTGTCGCCGAAAAGGAAGATCTCAAGAAAGCGGTGCGACTGCTTTGGGGCGAAGGCGTGACGGGCAGCGAACTGCCGCGGACAGATGCCTATAACGATGGCGACATGCCGCGCTCAGTTCGGCTTGCATGCGCCTCGAACAACGGCGAAATGCTGGATGGACATTTCGGTTCCTGCGAGCGCTTCCTCATCTACCAGGTTTCAGCCGACGATTTGCGCCTGGTTGACGTGCGCTCAACGCTCGAAGCCGATCATGCCGAGGATAAGAACGTCGCCCGCTCAGCCCTCATCGCTGATTGCGATGTGCTCTACGTCCAATCGATCGGAGGCCCTGCGGCAGCCAAGGTGATCCGCGCCAACGTGCATCCGGTGAAGATCCCCCTGCCCGGCCCTGCACGCGACAGTGCGGTTCGCCTTCAAGCCTCCCTCGCGAGTCCGCCGCCATGGTTGGCCCGCGTGATGGGGGTCACCCCGCCGTCGCTCGAACGCTTCGCCAGAGCGGACGAAGACGCATGA
- the cysT gene encoding sulfate ABC transporter permease subunit CysT, with protein MSAARRVLPGFGLSLGYTLFYLSVIVLIPLFAVFAKSATLTLTQFWEATTAPRVLASYRLTFGASLLAATINTIFGFLLAWALVRYRFPGKRIVDALVDLPFALPTAVAGIALATIYSPKGWVGALLAPYDIKIAYTPLGVLLALTFIGLPFVVRTVQPVLEDLETEIEEAATSLGAQRWQVFRKVLLPLLLPALLTGFALAFARAVGEYGSVIFIAGNIPLVSEITPLMIITKLEQYDYAGATAIAAVMLVVSFALLFLINNLHAWSARRIGRSA; from the coding sequence ATGAGTGCCGCCCGCCGCGTGCTGCCCGGCTTTGGCCTGTCGCTGGGCTACACCTTGTTCTACCTGTCGGTGATCGTGCTGATCCCGCTCTTTGCGGTGTTTGCCAAATCGGCCACGCTCACGCTCACCCAGTTCTGGGAAGCGACCACCGCGCCCCGCGTGCTCGCTTCGTATCGGCTGACCTTCGGCGCCTCGCTGCTGGCGGCCACGATCAACACCATTTTCGGATTCCTGCTCGCCTGGGCGCTGGTGCGCTATCGCTTCCCCGGCAAGCGCATCGTCGATGCGCTGGTCGATCTTCCCTTCGCGCTGCCGACCGCGGTGGCGGGTATCGCGCTCGCAACGATCTATTCGCCCAAGGGCTGGGTCGGTGCCTTGCTGGCGCCCTACGACATCAAGATCGCCTACACCCCCTTGGGTGTGCTGCTGGCACTCACCTTCATCGGTTTGCCCTTCGTCGTGCGCACCGTGCAACCGGTGCTGGAAGACCTGGAGACCGAGATCGAAGAGGCGGCCACTTCGCTGGGCGCACAGCGCTGGCAGGTGTTCCGCAAGGTGCTGCTGCCGTTGCTGCTGCCGGCACTCCTGACCGGTTTCGCGCTGGCCTTTGCGCGCGCGGTGGGTGAATACGGCTCGGTGATCTTCATCGCCGGCAACATTCCGCTGGTCTCCGAGATCACGCCGCTGATGATCATCACCAAGCTTGAGCAGTACGACTATGCCGGGGCCACTGCGATCGCCGCGGTGATGCTGGTGGTGTCGTTTGCGCTGCTGTTCCTGATCAACAACCTGCACGCCTGGAGCGCGCGCCGCATCGGGAGGAGTGCTTGA
- a CDS encoding NAD(P)H-dependent oxidoreductase translates to MNILIVLAHPHLGSFNHGIAQRIASELAAVGHTVTLRDLCAERFDPNFTEDELLRGNVAPPLIREHADAVLAADGIVVVHPNWWGQPPAILKGWLDRVLRPGEAYCFGTNDRGEGVVIGQLKARAALVVTTSNTPREAELERYGDPLDNLWKRCVWGFCGIDKVERINFEPVIGSSDECRSAWLTQCARQALALFPSAE, encoded by the coding sequence ATGAATATCCTGATCGTTCTCGCCCATCCACATTTGGGCAGCTTCAACCACGGCATCGCACAACGCATCGCGAGTGAGCTGGCCGCAGTCGGCCACACCGTTACGCTGCGCGACCTCTGCGCCGAGCGCTTCGACCCCAATTTCACCGAGGACGAGTTGCTGCGCGGCAACGTGGCGCCACCACTGATTCGCGAGCACGCGGATGCGGTCCTCGCGGCCGACGGCATCGTCGTCGTACACCCAAACTGGTGGGGCCAGCCGCCGGCCATTCTGAAAGGCTGGCTCGACCGCGTCCTCAGGCCGGGCGAGGCCTACTGCTTCGGTACCAACGACCGTGGCGAAGGCGTCGTTATCGGCCAACTCAAGGCCCGCGCCGCATTGGTTGTCACGACCTCAAACACCCCCCGCGAAGCGGAGCTCGAACGCTACGGCGATCCGCTCGACAACTTGTGGAAGCGCTGTGTTTGGGGTTTCTGCGGCATCGACAAGGTCGAGCGCATCAACTTCGAACCGGTGATCGGCAGTTCAGATGAATGCCGCAGCGCATGGCTGACTCAGTGCGCGCGACAAGCGCTGGCGCTATTTCCAAGCGCCGAGTAA
- a CDS encoding DUF2325 domain-containing protein, with protein MTALIVGGDRVAPLARSLAAAGYPDVRHWSGRKPGDLHHRLPPSTRLVVVVVDQINHMMASRIRTGAQAQGVPIVFCQRSRTQLDAELRRMQLAQAA; from the coding sequence ATGACTGCACTCATCGTCGGCGGCGACCGGGTCGCCCCGCTGGCCCGCAGCCTCGCGGCCGCGGGTTACCCCGATGTGCGCCACTGGAGCGGGCGCAAGCCGGGCGACCTGCACCACCGCCTGCCGCCCAGCACCCGCCTGGTGGTGGTAGTGGTTGACCAGATCAACCACATGATGGCCAGCCGCATCCGCACGGGCGCCCAGGCGCAGGGCGTGCCGATCGTGTTCTGTCAGCGCTCACGCACCCAGCTCGACGCCGAGCTGCGTCGAATGCAGCTGGCGCAAGCTGCCTGA
- a CDS encoding 4Fe-4S binding protein, translating into MAMKIIVAECSSCGDCIKVCPTNSIFDKGGIVKIKADTCNECEDHDEGPRCQATCASGDACIVYM; encoded by the coding sequence ATGGCAATGAAAATCATCGTCGCCGAATGCAGCAGCTGTGGCGACTGCATCAAGGTCTGCCCGACCAACTCGATCTTCGACAAGGGCGGCATCGTCAAGATCAAAGCCGACACCTGTAACGAATGCGAAGACCACGACGAAGGCCCGCGCTGCCAGGCCACCTGCGCCTCGGGCGACGCTTGCATCGTCTACATGTGA
- a CDS encoding class II glutamine amidotransferase: MCQLLGVSARKPVSAAFALQGFLLRGGETDQHADGWGIGYYQGEHARMLREARAAAHSGLALRIREQQIRSRNFIVHVRKATRGGIAERNCHPFRRELWGRSWLFAHNGDLGSALPWSHGLFQPIGETDSERAFCLLLNQLVDHFGLRRPPDDVLDAAISAAADRLAQHGSFNFLLSDGNRLYARCATQLFHVERRYPFAQVELIDCAQQIDLARHNHLDDRISVIATQPLTRGENWQAFAPGELKVFERGAERNIRTALETRPLIYA, from the coding sequence ATGTGCCAGTTGCTCGGAGTAAGTGCGCGCAAACCCGTCTCCGCGGCCTTCGCGCTTCAGGGCTTCCTGCTGCGCGGCGGCGAAACCGATCAGCATGCCGACGGCTGGGGCATCGGCTACTACCAGGGCGAGCATGCCCGCATGCTGCGCGAAGCCCGCGCGGCGGCACATTCAGGGCTCGCACTTCGCATCCGCGAGCAGCAGATCCGTTCGCGCAACTTCATCGTGCATGTACGCAAGGCCACGCGTGGCGGTATTGCCGAGCGCAACTGTCACCCCTTCCGCCGCGAGCTGTGGGGGCGTAGCTGGTTGTTTGCGCACAACGGCGATCTAGGCTCAGCGCTGCCTTGGTCCCACGGACTTTTCCAGCCGATAGGCGAGACCGATAGCGAGCGCGCGTTCTGCCTGCTGCTGAACCAATTGGTCGATCACTTTGGTCTGCGTCGACCACCCGACGATGTGCTGGATGCTGCGATAAGCGCCGCGGCGGACCGGCTCGCGCAGCATGGCAGCTTCAACTTCCTGCTGAGCGACGGCAACCGGCTCTATGCCCGCTGCGCGACGCAGCTATTCCATGTCGAGCGCCGCTACCCCTTCGCGCAGGTGGAACTGATCGACTGCGCACAACAGATTGATCTGGCGCGGCACAACCATCTGGACGACCGCATCAGCGTGATCGCGACCCAGCCCCTGACGCGTGGCGAAAACTGGCAGGCGTTTGCGCCGGGTGAATTGAAAGTGTTCGAGCGCGGTGCCGAAAGGAACATCCGCACTGCCCTGGAAACACGTCCGCTGATCTACGCGTGA
- the nifH gene encoding nitrogenase iron protein has protein sequence MAKLRQCAIYGKGGIGKSTTTQNLVAALAEAGKKVMIVGCDPKADSTRLILHAKMQNTVMQLAADAGSVEDLELEDVLQIGFKGIKCAESGGPEPGVGCAGRGVITAINFLEEEGAYSDDLDFVFYDVLGDVVCGGFAMPIREGKAQEIYIVVSGEMMAMYAANNISKGIVKYANSGGVRLAGLICNSRKTDREDELIIALAEKIGTQMIHFVPRDNVVQHAEIRRMTVIEYDPTAKQADEYRELARKIVENKKFVIPNPLEMEELEELLMEFGIMEVEDEKIVGKTAAELAV, from the coding sequence ATGGCAAAGCTTCGTCAATGCGCGATTTACGGCAAGGGCGGCATCGGCAAGTCGACCACCACGCAGAACCTCGTCGCCGCTCTGGCCGAGGCCGGCAAGAAGGTGATGATCGTCGGCTGTGATCCGAAAGCCGACTCCACCCGCCTGATCCTGCACGCCAAGATGCAGAACACCGTGATGCAACTGGCCGCTGACGCCGGGTCTGTCGAAGACCTCGAACTGGAAGACGTGCTGCAGATCGGCTTCAAGGGCATCAAATGCGCCGAGTCCGGTGGCCCGGAACCGGGCGTCGGTTGTGCCGGCCGTGGCGTGATCACCGCGATCAACTTCCTCGAAGAAGAAGGTGCTTACTCCGACGACCTCGACTTCGTGTTCTACGACGTTCTGGGCGACGTGGTGTGTGGCGGTTTCGCGATGCCGATCCGCGAAGGCAAGGCGCAGGAAATCTACATTGTCGTGTCGGGCGAGATGATGGCGATGTACGCCGCCAACAACATCTCGAAGGGCATCGTGAAGTACGCCAACTCGGGCGGCGTTCGCCTTGCAGGCCTGATCTGCAACAGCCGCAAGACCGACCGCGAAGACGAACTGATCATCGCGCTGGCCGAGAAGATCGGCACCCAGATGATCCATTTCGTGCCGCGCGACAACGTTGTGCAGCACGCAGAGATCCGCCGCATGACGGTCATCGAATACGACCCGACCGCCAAGCAGGCCGACGAGTACCGCGAACTCGCACGCAAGATCGTCGAGAACAAGAAGTTCGTGATCCCCAATCCGCTCGAAATGGAAGAGCTGGAAGAACTGCTGATGGAGTTCGGGATCATGGAAGTGGAAGACGAGAAGATCGTCGGCAAGACTGCCGCCGAACTCGCAGTCTGA
- the cowN gene encoding N(2)-fixation sustaining protein CowN — MKTELASTPQADSPTRDRYCSFVGLDCSGQAQRLVALLRPYIDDPARTNGFWQLFARKLAAESGPKHDPLFLIHAHLNILREQLEMHDDETALALLDQIEIECC; from the coding sequence ATGAAGACTGAACTGGCAAGCACGCCTCAGGCCGACAGCCCGACACGCGACCGATACTGCAGCTTCGTCGGCCTCGACTGTAGCGGCCAAGCGCAGCGGCTCGTCGCCCTGCTGCGGCCTTACATCGATGATCCCGCTCGCACCAACGGATTCTGGCAATTGTTCGCTCGCAAGCTCGCGGCGGAAAGCGGCCCCAAGCATGACCCGCTGTTCCTGATCCATGCGCACCTGAACATTCTGCGGGAGCAACTCGAGATGCACGACGACGAGACGGCGCTCGCCTTGCTCGACCAGATCGAAATCGAGTGTTGCTGA
- the cysW gene encoding sulfate ABC transporter permease subunit CysW — translation MSTVTLNLHAAPRHYEDNPATRESAWVKWTIIAVSLLFFSLFLLLPLATVFVEGLKKGWDAYLAALVEPDALSAVTLTLLAAAIAVPLNLVFGVAAAWAIARFEFRGKQFLITLIDLPFSVSPVIAGLIYVLIFSTHGWFGTWFADHNIKIIFAVPGIVLATIFVTFPFVARELIPLMQAQGREEEEAAIVLGASGWQTFWHVTLPNIKWGLIYGVVLCNARAMGEFGAVSVVSGHIRGYTNTLPLHIEILYNEYQLSAAFAVASLLAMLALVTLVIKSWVEWQAARAASDDLRPE, via the coding sequence ATGAGCACGGTCACACTCAATCTGCACGCTGCACCGCGGCACTATGAGGACAACCCGGCAACGCGCGAGTCCGCCTGGGTGAAGTGGACGATCATCGCCGTCTCGCTGCTGTTCTTCTCGCTCTTCCTGCTGCTGCCCTTGGCCACCGTGTTCGTCGAGGGGCTCAAGAAAGGCTGGGATGCTTATCTGGCCGCACTGGTGGAGCCCGATGCGCTATCGGCCGTAACGCTCACTTTGCTCGCGGCCGCGATTGCGGTGCCCCTGAACCTGGTGTTCGGCGTCGCCGCCGCATGGGCGATCGCGCGCTTCGAGTTCCGCGGCAAGCAGTTCCTGATCACGCTGATCGACCTGCCGTTCTCGGTGTCGCCGGTGATCGCAGGCCTGATCTACGTGCTGATCTTCAGCACCCATGGCTGGTTCGGCACCTGGTTTGCCGATCACAACATCAAGATCATCTTCGCGGTGCCGGGCATCGTGCTCGCGACCATCTTCGTTACCTTCCCGTTCGTCGCGCGCGAACTGATTCCGCTGATGCAGGCGCAGGGCAGGGAAGAGGAGGAGGCCGCGATCGTGCTTGGCGCATCGGGCTGGCAGACCTTCTGGCATGTCACGCTGCCCAACATCAAGTGGGGCCTGATCTACGGCGTGGTGCTGTGCAACGCCCGCGCGATGGGCGAGTTCGGCGCGGTGTCGGTGGTGTCGGGCCATATCCGTGGCTACACCAACACGCTGCCGCTGCATATCGAGATTCTCTACAACGAGTACCAGCTCTCCGCGGCCTTCGCGGTGGCATCCCTGCTTGCGATGCTGGCGCTGGTCACCCTCGTCATCAAATCCTGGGTTGAATGGCAAGCCGCACGGGCGGCGAGCGACGACCTGCGTCCGGAGTAA
- the nifD gene encoding nitrogenase molybdenum-iron protein alpha chain has protein sequence MTELTREAAQALIEEVLEVYPEKAKKDRAKHLMVNDKTIEQSKKCITSNRKSVPGVMTQRGCAYAGSKGVVWGPIKDIIDISHGPVGCGAYSRGGRRNYYAGTSGVDAFCDINFTSDFQEKDIVFGGDKKLAKLIDELEGLFPLSKGISVQSECPVGLIGDDIEAVSKKKAAEIGKTIIPVRCEGFRGVSQSLGHHIANDAVRDWIISNRDDQAFESTPYDVAILGDYNIGGDAWASRILLEEMGLRVVAQWSGDGTLAEMENTPKVKLNLLHCYRSMNYIARHMEEKYAIPWLEYNFFGPSKIAESLRDIASHFDDTIKEGAERVIAKYTPAMNAIIAKYKPRLQGKKVMLYVGGLRPRHTIGAYEDLGMEVIGAGYEFAHNDDYDRTMKEMKDATLIYDDVTGYEFEEFVRKLKPDLIGSGIKEKYAFHKMGVPFRQLHSWDYSGPYHGFDGFAVFARDMDMTVNNPCWGMLKAPWLKEETSADDLKAA, from the coding sequence ATGACTGAACTGACCCGAGAAGCGGCCCAGGCCCTCATTGAAGAGGTGCTTGAGGTCTACCCCGAGAAGGCCAAGAAGGACCGCGCCAAACACTTGATGGTGAACGACAAGACCATCGAGCAATCGAAGAAGTGCATCACGTCGAACCGAAAGTCGGTGCCGGGCGTGATGACGCAGCGCGGCTGCGCCTACGCTGGCTCGAAAGGTGTGGTCTGGGGCCCGATCAAGGACATCATCGACATCTCGCACGGCCCGGTGGGCTGTGGCGCCTACTCGCGCGGCGGCCGCCGCAACTACTACGCCGGCACCTCGGGCGTGGATGCCTTCTGCGACATCAACTTCACCTCCGACTTCCAGGAGAAGGACATCGTCTTCGGCGGCGACAAGAAACTCGCCAAGCTGATCGATGAACTCGAGGGCCTCTTCCCGCTGTCGAAGGGCATCTCGGTGCAGTCCGAATGCCCGGTCGGCCTGATCGGTGACGACATCGAGGCAGTGTCGAAGAAGAAGGCGGCCGAGATCGGCAAGACGATCATCCCGGTGCGCTGCGAAGGTTTCCGCGGTGTATCGCAATCGCTGGGGCACCACATTGCGAACGACGCGGTGCGGGACTGGATCATCTCTAACCGCGACGATCAGGCGTTCGAGAGCACGCCTTACGACGTTGCGATCCTGGGTGACTACAACATCGGCGGCGACGCATGGGCCTCGCGCATCCTGCTTGAAGAGATGGGCCTGCGGGTCGTCGCCCAGTGGTCGGGTGACGGCACCCTGGCGGAAATGGAAAACACGCCGAAGGTGAAGCTGAACCTGCTCCACTGCTACCGCTCGATGAACTACATCGCGCGGCACATGGAAGAGAAGTACGCGATCCCCTGGCTCGAATACAACTTCTTCGGCCCGAGCAAGATCGCCGAGAGTCTGCGCGACATCGCTTCGCACTTTGACGACACGATCAAGGAAGGCGCCGAGCGCGTCATCGCCAAGTACACGCCGGCGATGAACGCGATCATCGCGAAGTACAAGCCGCGCCTCCAGGGCAAGAAGGTGATGCTGTACGTCGGCGGCCTGCGTCCGCGCCACACCATCGGTGCCTATGAAGACCTGGGCATGGAGGTGATCGGCGCCGGTTACGAGTTCGCGCACAACGATGACTACGACCGCACGATGAAAGAGATGAAGGACGCCACGCTCATCTACGACGACGTGACCGGCTACGAGTTCGAAGAGTTCGTCCGCAAGCTCAAGCCCGATCTGATCGGCTCCGGCATCAAGGAGAAGTACGCCTTCCACAAGATGGGCGTGCCTTTCCGCCAGCTGCACTCGTGGGACTACTCCGGCCCCTATCACGGTTTCGATGGTTTCGCGGTCTTTGCCCGCGATATGGACATGACCGTGAATAACCCCTGCTGGGGAATGCTCAAGGCGCCTTGGCTCAAGGAAGAAACCAGCGCCGACGATCTCAAGGCCGCCTGA
- the nifK gene encoding nitrogenase molybdenum-iron protein subunit beta, whose protein sequence is MQTVEDTKPCFPLFNEPDYRELIKNKRETFEETVSKEKIAETFAWTTTQEYQDLNFKREALTINPAKVCQPLGGALCGMGFEKTMVYIHGSQGCVAYFRTYFNRHFKEPIAFIADSMTEDAAVFGGQKNVHEGLQNATKLYDAKMIAVCTTCIAEVIGDDLGAFIGNARKEGHVEKDFPIPYANTPSFVGSHITGWDNMFEGIVSYFTQATMDGKVVGSNKKINIVPGFETYLGNYRVIKRMLKEMDVDFTYLCDPEEVLDTPANGEYQMYAGGTTIDEVKDAPNAITTLMLQPTSLEKSKKFIESTWNHEVPKLNIPMGVEWTDEFLMKVSEVTGKPIPESLLKERGRLVDMMTDSHAWLHGKKMALFGDPDFLLGLTKVMLELGIEPTHIVCNNSNKRWEKAMKKLLESSPYGVHAKLYPGCDLWHMRSLCFTDKPDFIVGSTYGKTIQRDTLYKGPEFEVPLIRLGFPIFDRHHLHRMTTLGYEGGMYLVTTLTNAVLERLDEKTKFMNDTDYNFDIVR, encoded by the coding sequence ATGCAAACCGTCGAAGATACGAAACCGTGTTTCCCGCTCTTCAACGAGCCGGATTATCGCGAGCTCATCAAGAACAAGCGCGAGACCTTTGAAGAGACCGTCTCGAAAGAGAAGATCGCCGAGACCTTTGCCTGGACGACCACCCAGGAATACCAGGATCTCAATTTCAAGCGCGAAGCGCTGACGATCAACCCGGCCAAGGTCTGCCAGCCGCTCGGCGGCGCCCTGTGCGGCATGGGCTTCGAGAAGACCATGGTCTACATCCACGGCTCGCAAGGCTGTGTGGCCTACTTCCGCACCTACTTCAACCGCCATTTCAAGGAACCGATTGCCTTTATCGCCGACTCGATGACGGAAGACGCGGCGGTGTTCGGTGGCCAGAAGAATGTGCACGAAGGCCTGCAGAACGCGACCAAACTGTACGACGCGAAGATGATCGCGGTGTGCACCACCTGTATCGCGGAAGTCATCGGCGACGACCTCGGCGCCTTCATCGGCAACGCGCGCAAGGAAGGCCACGTCGAGAAGGACTTCCCGATCCCTTACGCGAACACCCCCTCCTTCGTCGGCTCACACATCACCGGCTGGGACAACATGTTCGAAGGCATCGTCAGCTACTTCACGCAAGCGACGATGGACGGCAAGGTGGTTGGCAGCAACAAGAAGATCAACATCGTTCCGGGCTTCGAGACCTACCTGGGCAACTACCGCGTCATCAAGCGGATGCTCAAGGAGATGGATGTCGACTTCACCTACCTGTGTGATCCCGAAGAGGTGCTCGACACCCCTGCCAACGGCGAATATCAGATGTACGCCGGCGGCACGACGATCGACGAGGTGAAGGACGCACCGAACGCGATCACCACACTGATGCTGCAACCGACTTCGCTCGAGAAGAGCAAGAAGTTCATCGAGTCGACCTGGAACCACGAAGTGCCGAAGCTCAACATCCCGATGGGTGTCGAGTGGACTGACGAATTCCTGATGAAGGTCTCCGAAGTCACCGGCAAGCCGATCCCCGAATCGCTGCTCAAGGAGCGCGGTCGCCTGGTCGACATGATGACCGACTCGCACGCCTGGTTGCACGGCAAGAAGATGGCGCTGTTCGGCGACCCCGACTTCCTGCTGGGGCTCACCAAGGTGATGCTGGAACTGGGCATCGAGCCGACCCACATCGTCTGCAACAACAGCAACAAGCGTTGGGAAAAGGCGATGAAGAAGCTGCTCGAATCCTCGCCCTACGGTGTGCACGCCAAGCTGTATCCGGGCTGCGACCTGTGGCACATGCGCAGCCTGTGCTTCACCGACAAGCCGGACTTCATCGTTGGCAGCACCTACGGCAAGACGATCCAGCGCGACACGCTCTACAAGGGGCCGGAGTTCGAAGTGCCGCTGATCCGCCTGGGCTTCCCGATCTTCGATCGCCACCACCTGCACCGCATGACCACGCTGGGTTACGAGGGCGGCATGTACCTCGTCACCACGCTGACCAATGCAGTACTGGAGCGGCTGGACGAGAAGACCAAGTTCATGAACGACACCGACTACAACTTCGACATCGTTCGCTGA
- a CDS encoding NAD(+)--dinitrogen-reductase ADP-D-ribosyltransferase, with product MVDGATNGSAACDKALALCRDGDKACDNPTLPPWARLSINRCNLPAVILGSYTYQQHPSALVLDGVLELHRDFFALLDAEPAEDVRLQLFYDYMSVSFRLDALEDAGYSQGVSKRRGRLNYLKLIRGWHFNSDSVEGAVLKAWVESRFGLLPRHHRAPIRDFSGEPYRLYLEQRATGLYNTNALEAQLDLVYTWTQYELKRRFPDTSHFTLFRGLNRWEAHEILGEHDGQSLVLLNNVNSFTFQRERAEEFGDSVIQTAVPIPRIFCVARLMAARLQGEDEVLAIGGVYGVGDSGVPVRQSVADRTGARKRS from the coding sequence GTGGTTGACGGTGCTACGAATGGCAGTGCGGCATGCGACAAAGCGCTGGCACTGTGTAGGGATGGCGACAAGGCTTGCGACAATCCGACGCTGCCGCCCTGGGCGCGCCTATCGATCAACCGCTGCAATCTGCCAGCGGTAATCCTGGGGAGCTACACCTATCAGCAGCATCCCTCTGCACTGGTGCTCGACGGCGTGCTGGAGTTGCACCGCGACTTCTTTGCGCTGCTCGATGCAGAACCCGCAGAGGATGTTCGCCTGCAGCTTTTCTACGACTACATGAGCGTGAGTTTCAGGCTCGATGCGCTGGAAGACGCAGGCTATTCGCAAGGCGTATCGAAGCGGCGCGGCAGGCTCAATTACCTGAAGCTGATCCGCGGCTGGCACTTCAACTCCGACAGCGTTGAGGGCGCTGTGCTCAAGGCGTGGGTCGAGTCCCGCTTCGGACTTTTGCCGCGTCATCATCGCGCGCCGATTCGCGATTTCTCCGGCGAACCTTATCGCCTGTACCTGGAACAGCGCGCAACCGGGCTGTACAACACCAATGCGCTCGAGGCGCAGTTGGACCTCGTCTACACCTGGACGCAGTACGAACTCAAACGGCGCTTTCCGGATACGAGCCATTTCACGCTATTCCGCGGCCTCAATCGCTGGGAAGCACATGAGATTCTTGGTGAGCACGACGGCCAGTCGCTCGTGCTGCTCAACAACGTCAATTCCTTCACCTTCCAGCGCGAACGCGCCGAGGAGTTCGGCGATAGCGTGATCCAGACCGCAGTGCCGATTCCCCGCATTTTCTGTGTCGCACGCCTCATGGCTGCGCGCCTGCAGGGCGAGGACGAGGTGCTGGCGATCGGCGGTGTTTACGGCGTGGGTGATTCGGGGGTGCCAGTCCGCCAGTCAGTTGCGGATCGAACGGGGGCACGCAAACGGTCATGA
- the nifT gene encoding putative nitrogen fixation protein NifT, with amino-acid sequence MANIMVRKAPDGGLSFYLPKRDIEDRITSIEFDTPEKWGGEIRLGNGGVYFIDPIPAPARLPISVRARRVDGVE; translated from the coding sequence ATGGCCAACATCATGGTACGCAAGGCCCCAGATGGTGGGTTGTCGTTCTACCTGCCCAAGCGCGACATCGAGGACCGAATCACCTCGATCGAATTCGACACCCCTGAGAAGTGGGGTGGCGAAATCCGGCTCGGTAACGGGGGCGTCTACTTCATCGATCCGATCCCGGCCCCTGCACGGCTGCCCATCTCGGTGCGAGCCCGTCGGGTGGACGGCGTCGAATAG